One window from the genome of Marinobacter sp. es.048 encodes:
- a CDS encoding ABC transporter substrate-binding protein → MKRYLSAYWVLLFAASILSAPAVADSVVRIAVPNITSLLTENRDGVYQKILHRALAGLDVAVTEQFFPYKRAMMVFEQHGADCIYSFTEVLERRLGKGAVIASFPLGKFTYYLFTPQDEDPISSLSHLEGKTVGSVIGHETYLAGVLDGHDVNVIWSKSDAQNVAMLEHQRFGAMIAAVPDVRPFMDHLSYDSKTPLLESYDRLTCHNTDANRQFLSNLSAQMKGLKEAGIYEQLAGQLYVEFEDPASAAEDSLLN, encoded by the coding sequence ATGAAACGCTACCTTTCTGCATATTGGGTACTCCTGTTCGCCGCAAGCATACTGAGTGCGCCTGCAGTGGCCGATTCGGTGGTCAGGATCGCCGTTCCGAATATCACCAGCCTGTTGACCGAAAACCGGGACGGTGTTTACCAGAAAATCCTGCACAGGGCCCTGGCAGGCCTCGATGTGGCTGTGACCGAGCAGTTCTTTCCCTACAAACGGGCCATGATGGTGTTCGAGCAGCATGGCGCCGACTGTATCTATTCCTTTACCGAGGTTCTGGAGCGGCGACTGGGCAAAGGCGCCGTTATCGCCAGCTTTCCGCTCGGCAAGTTCACCTATTACCTGTTTACCCCGCAGGACGAAGACCCCATCAGTTCACTGTCGCACCTGGAGGGGAAAACCGTGGGTTCGGTCATTGGTCATGAGACCTATCTGGCCGGGGTACTGGATGGCCACGACGTTAACGTGATCTGGTCCAAGAGCGATGCCCAGAACGTGGCCATGCTCGAGCACCAACGATTCGGCGCTATGATTGCAGCGGTTCCGGACGTCAGGCCTTTCATGGACCACCTCAGCTACGATTCGAAAACACCTCTTCTTGAAAGTTACGATCGGCTAACCTGCCACAACACCGACGCCAACCGGCAATTCCTGAGCAACCTCTCGGCTCAGATGAAAGGCCTGAAAGAAGCTGGCATTTACGAGCAATTGGCTGGCCAGCTGTATGTTGAGTTTGAAGACCCGGCTTCTGCCGCTGAAGATTCCCTTCTGAACTGA
- the rlmE gene encoding 23S rRNA (uridine(2552)-2'-O)-methyltransferase RlmE, with the protein MARSKSSNRWLEEHVNDPFVKQAQVDGYRSRASYKLLEINKKDRLIHPNMVVVDLGSAPGGWSQVAAKLVGHKGRVIASDILPMDAIAGVDFIQGDFTENEVFESIMATLGDDPVDVVISDMAPNISGVTVADQASSMYLVELALDMASQVLKPKGSFLAKVFQGEGYDEYLKSVRAVFDKVVVRKPDSSRSRSREVYILGKGFKG; encoded by the coding sequence ATGGCCCGATCCAAAAGCAGTAACCGCTGGCTTGAAGAGCACGTCAACGACCCCTTCGTGAAACAGGCGCAGGTGGACGGCTACCGCTCCCGCGCCAGCTACAAGCTTCTTGAAATCAACAAGAAGGACCGGCTGATTCATCCCAATATGGTGGTGGTGGATCTGGGCTCGGCTCCTGGCGGCTGGTCTCAGGTGGCGGCTAAACTGGTTGGCCACAAAGGCCGTGTCATTGCCTCCGACATTCTGCCCATGGATGCCATTGCCGGCGTCGATTTCATCCAGGGTGATTTCACCGAGAACGAGGTGTTCGAGTCGATCATGGCCACCCTGGGTGATGACCCGGTGGACGTGGTGATTTCCGACATGGCGCCGAACATCAGCGGCGTGACGGTTGCCGACCAGGCCTCATCCATGTACCTGGTGGAACTGGCCCTGGACATGGCAAGCCAGGTACTCAAGCCCAAGGGTAGCTTCCTGGCCAAGGTGTTTCAGGGTGAAGGTTACGACGAGTACCTGAAATCCGTGCGCGCTGTCTTCGATAAGGTTGTGGTGCGCAAGCCGGATTCCTCCCGCTCCCGCTCCCGGGAAGTCTACATCTTGGGCAAGGGGTTCAAGGGCTGA
- the ahpF gene encoding alkyl hydroperoxide reductase subunit F, with translation MLDANIKEQLKAYMDKLQQPIELVAAYDDGKKSQELRELLEELEPMSSKISLRTEESNDVRRPSFAINRVGTDIGVRFAGIPMGHEFTSLVLALLQVGGHPSKASQDVIEQIQSLEGRFEFETYFSLSCQNCPDVVQALNLMSVLNPNVKNTSIDGALFQDEVEQREVMAVPSVYMNGEPWGQGRMTLEEIVAKLDTSSSEKDAEKINQKDAFEVLVIGGGPAGASAAIYAARKGISTGIAAERFGGQVADTMGIENLISVPYTEGPKLVAAMEQHVKEYDVDIMNMQRAEKLIPASRPGMPHEVRLENGATLKARSLVLSTGARWRQMGVPGEEEYRNKGVAYCPHCDGPLFKGKRVAVIGGGNSGVEAAIDLAGIVGHVTLIEFGAEMRADEVLQKKLRSLKNVEIITSGQTTEITGDNGKVNGLNYTDRTSGEQHHISLEGVFVQIGLVPNTEWLKGDIELSQHGEIIVNDRNETSIPGVFAAGDATTVPYKQIVISMGEGSKAALSAFDFLIRNSVDESEDEAA, from the coding sequence ATGTTGGATGCCAATATCAAGGAGCAGCTCAAGGCCTACATGGACAAGCTGCAGCAGCCGATCGAGCTGGTCGCGGCCTATGACGACGGCAAGAAATCCCAGGAACTTCGTGAGCTGCTGGAAGAGCTGGAGCCCATGTCTTCCAAGATCAGCCTGCGCACCGAAGAATCCAATGATGTGCGCCGTCCGTCCTTTGCTATCAATCGTGTAGGCACCGATATTGGCGTTCGCTTTGCTGGCATTCCCATGGGCCACGAATTTACCTCGCTGGTACTGGCCCTGCTGCAGGTGGGTGGTCATCCGTCCAAGGCATCCCAGGATGTAATCGAGCAGATTCAGTCTCTGGAAGGTCGGTTCGAGTTCGAAACCTATTTCTCCCTGTCCTGCCAGAACTGCCCGGACGTGGTTCAGGCCCTGAACCTGATGAGTGTGCTGAACCCGAACGTCAAGAACACCTCCATTGACGGCGCCCTGTTCCAGGATGAAGTGGAGCAGCGCGAAGTGATGGCGGTACCCAGCGTTTACATGAACGGTGAGCCCTGGGGCCAGGGCCGTATGACCCTGGAAGAGATTGTCGCCAAACTCGACACCAGCTCCAGTGAGAAAGATGCCGAGAAGATCAACCAGAAAGACGCCTTCGAGGTTCTGGTGATTGGTGGTGGCCCGGCCGGCGCCTCTGCTGCCATCTACGCGGCCCGCAAGGGGATCTCCACCGGTATCGCGGCGGAGCGTTTCGGCGGCCAGGTGGCTGACACCATGGGCATCGAGAACCTCATCTCCGTGCCTTACACCGAAGGCCCGAAACTGGTGGCGGCTATGGAGCAGCACGTCAAGGAGTACGACGTGGATATCATGAACATGCAGCGTGCCGAGAAGCTGATCCCGGCCTCACGCCCGGGCATGCCCCACGAAGTACGGCTGGAAAACGGTGCCACTCTCAAAGCGCGCAGCCTGGTTCTGTCCACCGGAGCGCGCTGGCGTCAGATGGGTGTGCCGGGCGAAGAAGAGTATCGCAACAAGGGTGTGGCGTATTGCCCGCACTGTGACGGTCCCCTGTTCAAGGGCAAGCGTGTTGCCGTCATCGGTGGCGGTAACTCCGGTGTGGAAGCGGCCATTGATCTGGCTGGTATCGTGGGCCATGTAACCCTGATCGAATTTGGCGCCGAGATGCGCGCTGATGAGGTATTACAGAAGAAGCTGCGCAGCCTGAAGAACGTGGAAATCATCACCTCCGGACAAACCACCGAGATCACCGGTGATAACGGCAAGGTGAATGGTCTGAACTACACCGATCGTACCTCCGGTGAGCAGCATCACATCTCCCTGGAAGGTGTGTTTGTGCAGATTGGCCTGGTGCCCAACACCGAATGGTTGAAGGGTGACATTGAGCTGAGCCAGCACGGTGAGATTATCGTCAACGACCGCAACGAAACCTCCATTCCGGGCGTTTTTGCGGCGGGTGACGCGACGACGGTGCCCTACAAGCAGATCGTGATCTCCATGGGTGAGGGTTCCAAGGCAGCGCTGAGCGCCTTTGACTTCCTCATCCGCAACTCTGTGGACGAGAGCGAAGACGAAGCGGCGTAA
- a CDS encoding peroxiredoxin, with the protein MPIQPGDTLPDIELQVMGEKGPEKVRTSELFAGKKAVLFAVPGAFTPTCSAAHLPGFVVNADKLRAKGVDSIVCTSVNDAFVMDAWGKAHNAEEIIMLADGVAEFAKALDLTQDRTTNGMGIRSQRYAMIVNDGKVELLHVDAQGLDQTSAKTILDAL; encoded by the coding sequence ATGCCAATTCAGCCGGGTGATACTCTGCCAGACATCGAACTTCAGGTAATGGGCGAGAAAGGTCCGGAGAAAGTCCGTACCAGCGAGCTCTTTGCCGGCAAAAAAGCCGTCCTGTTCGCCGTACCGGGAGCGTTCACTCCTACCTGTTCAGCCGCCCATTTGCCAGGCTTTGTGGTGAATGCCGACAAACTGCGCGCCAAAGGCGTGGACAGCATCGTCTGTACATCGGTCAACGATGCGTTTGTAATGGACGCCTGGGGCAAGGCCCACAATGCGGAAGAGATCATCATGTTGGCCGATGGCGTAGCAGAGTTCGCCAAGGCGCTGGACCTGACCCAGGACCGGACCACCAACGGAATGGGCATTCGCAGCCAGCGTTACGCCATGATCGTGAACGACGGGAAGGTTGAGCTGCTGCACGTGGACGCCCAGGGTCTTGATCAAACCAGCGCGAAAACAATCCTCGACGCACTCTGA
- a CDS encoding acetyltransferase, producing the protein MFVAEKATGHLIEVLDTRALFDPHIQQVRGSLHYGEEAQDPESYTKSELAFPSGEALPLCWTDPDYRRHS; encoded by the coding sequence ATGTTTGTCGCTGAGAAAGCAACCGGGCACCTGATTGAAGTACTGGATACCCGGGCACTGTTTGATCCCCATATCCAGCAGGTACGTGGCAGCCTCCATTATGGGGAGGAGGCTCAGGACCCTGAATCGTATACAAAATCCGAATTGGCATTTCCCTCCGGCGAAGCGCTTCCCCTGTGCTGGACAGACCCTGATTACCGGCGCCATAGCTGA
- a CDS encoding ABC transporter substrate-binding protein has product MKSFPARLLISCLLLFTVPFADAGPRPRVVFLSPDDSRFWQLVAGFMEAVAEDLEVDLEVQYDPESHRLSYLRMAKDVLSREEKPDYLLFMCKEHVTESMLRLADGSGVKAFTFNTDVPDAARASIGMPRTVLQGWLGHLSPDNIAAGRALVTLLGKQAEQLGLSSGPSIPMLALSGTLDSSATKDRNGGLLAAAVQQRSELLQLVYANWSRTLAREKTEVLLKRYPKTVSIWSASDGMALGAIEAARNAGRTPGKDLLVGGVDWQPEALERIRQGDLLVSLGRHFMGGGLALLLLHDYHHGRDFGDMSPDYVFRYELEPATRGNVEQVQRIMDPKNWSAIDFRRFSRVGETETAKAVPDPDAVLDAITGTLVRQRADTVASSE; this is encoded by the coding sequence ATGAAGTCCTTTCCAGCCCGCTTGCTGATCAGCTGCCTGCTCCTGTTCACAGTTCCTTTCGCAGACGCCGGCCCCAGGCCCAGAGTTGTTTTCCTGTCACCGGACGACTCCCGTTTCTGGCAACTGGTGGCCGGTTTTATGGAGGCGGTGGCGGAGGATCTCGAGGTTGATCTGGAGGTTCAATACGATCCGGAGAGTCATCGCCTCAGCTATCTTCGCATGGCGAAGGACGTGCTGAGCCGTGAAGAAAAGCCGGATTACCTGCTGTTCATGTGCAAGGAACATGTCACCGAATCCATGCTCAGGCTGGCCGATGGGTCAGGCGTAAAGGCGTTTACCTTCAATACCGATGTGCCTGACGCCGCCCGAGCCAGTATCGGTATGCCCCGAACCGTATTGCAGGGCTGGCTCGGCCACCTTTCTCCGGACAATATTGCCGCTGGCCGTGCCCTGGTAACGCTGCTGGGTAAACAGGCCGAACAATTGGGGCTCTCCTCCGGACCCAGCATTCCAATGTTGGCCCTCTCGGGAACACTGGATTCCTCTGCCACCAAGGACAGGAATGGGGGTTTGTTGGCGGCTGCGGTCCAGCAGCGCAGTGAGCTTCTGCAACTTGTGTATGCCAATTGGAGTCGTACGCTGGCCCGCGAAAAAACGGAAGTCCTGCTAAAACGCTATCCGAAGACTGTCTCCATCTGGAGCGCGAGCGATGGCATGGCACTGGGCGCCATTGAAGCGGCCCGAAATGCCGGCCGGACGCCGGGCAAAGATCTGTTGGTGGGTGGAGTAGACTGGCAACCCGAGGCCCTGGAAAGAATCCGGCAGGGGGATCTGCTGGTCAGCCTTGGCCGACATTTCATGGGCGGTGGGCTTGCCTTGCTACTGCTGCATGACTACCACCATGGCCGCGATTTCGGAGATATGTCACCGGATTATGTTTTCCGCTACGAGCTGGAGCCTGCAACGAGGGGCAATGTCGAACAGGTGCAGCGCATTATGGACCCGAAGAATTGGAGCGCCATTGATTTCCGGCGCTTCAGCCGCGTTGGCGAGACTGAGACTGCGAAGGCAGTGCCTGATCCTGATGCCGTGCTGGATGCGATCACTGGGACGCTGGTAAGGCAGAGAGCAGACACGGTAGCGAGTAGCGAGTAA
- a CDS encoding DUF3581 domain-containing protein gives MFLDRFHSVQDGHVVISALQASQFAKEIAGDFNPIHDPDARRFCVPGDLLFAIVLARFGLSENMTFRFRSLLGENVPLKFVETENTIDVCDDAGKVYIEVARSGATTRDEELIETITRAYVAASGKNFPHTLKPLMESNGVMFNPDRPMVMYESMSLALDNLDLPSPGLELHNATLEAAGKRGNVFLEYRLTADSKPVGEVTKRLVLSGLRPYCADAMAGVIEEFYRLKARGADYFNKNNTGDHSNANSAG, from the coding sequence ATGTTTCTAGACCGTTTCCACTCCGTCCAGGACGGACACGTCGTAATCTCCGCCCTGCAAGCCAGCCAGTTCGCCAAGGAAATCGCTGGGGATTTCAATCCCATCCACGACCCGGATGCCCGACGTTTCTGTGTTCCCGGGGACCTGCTTTTCGCCATTGTCCTCGCCCGGTTCGGGCTGTCGGAAAACATGACCTTCAGGTTCCGCAGCCTGCTAGGAGAGAATGTGCCGCTCAAGTTTGTCGAAACCGAAAACACCATTGACGTCTGTGACGACGCCGGCAAAGTCTATATCGAGGTGGCCCGCAGTGGCGCGACAACCCGGGATGAGGAGCTGATCGAGACCATCACCCGTGCCTATGTGGCGGCCTCCGGCAAGAACTTTCCCCATACTCTCAAACCCTTGATGGAGTCGAACGGGGTGATGTTCAATCCCGACCGTCCCATGGTGATGTATGAGAGCATGAGCCTGGCCCTGGATAACCTGGATCTGCCCTCCCCCGGCCTTGAATTGCACAACGCCACGCTCGAGGCGGCCGGCAAGCGCGGCAACGTTTTTCTTGAATACCGCCTGACCGCCGACAGCAAACCGGTGGGCGAAGTGACCAAACGGCTCGTATTAAGTGGTTTGCGGCCCTACTGTGCCGATGCGATGGCCGGCGTGATTGAAGAGTTCTATCGCCTCAAGGCCCGTGGCGCCGACTATTTCAACAAGAACAACACTGGAGACCACAGCAATGCCAATTCAGCCGGGTGA
- a CDS encoding YgjV family protein encodes MIDLIADMTLAEGLGQLFGLVALGFCIAGFANKNDDRLMVLLISANVAFALMFAFFESWTASALTVLVIVRITLARKYQGNWPIMLGMLAVNLVVAWATWKSITDVFPLAAAVFGTVGMFMLRGIPLRIVLGFAALAWMLNNIVIGSVGGTLAEGMVLVTNIITIIRLYRLQKKYRDFTPGS; translated from the coding sequence ATGATTGATCTGATCGCGGACATGACCCTTGCCGAGGGACTGGGCCAGCTTTTTGGCCTGGTGGCCCTGGGATTCTGCATCGCCGGTTTCGCCAACAAGAACGACGACCGGCTGATGGTGTTGCTGATCTCCGCCAATGTTGCCTTTGCCCTGATGTTCGCGTTTTTCGAGAGTTGGACCGCCTCGGCACTGACCGTTCTGGTGATTGTGCGTATTACCCTGGCGCGCAAGTATCAGGGCAACTGGCCCATTATGCTGGGCATGCTGGCGGTGAACCTGGTGGTCGCCTGGGCGACCTGGAAATCGATCACCGATGTGTTCCCCCTTGCCGCTGCGGTTTTCGGCACCGTGGGCATGTTCATGCTCCGGGGCATCCCTTTGCGGATCGTCCTCGGGTTTGCGGCACTGGCCTGGATGCTCAACAACATCGTTATCGGTTCCGTGGGTGGGACCCTGGCAGAAGGCATGGTGCTGGTGACCAACATCATCACCATCATCCGGCTCTATCGGCTGCAGAAGAAGTATCGGGATTTCACTCCCGGGAGCTGA
- a CDS encoding EAL domain-containing protein, which translates to MTWCSTSSPETPCVASSARRHPPFLSKGCRPSQHAVPIPGGPGQVIIELTETAAMDDPHTGLKGLKELTDIGLKLSIDDFGAGYSSLSYLKKLPASEIKLDRALLQDIETSESARMIVETAIRMGLGYQVVAEGVETEKSARLLESLGAEMLQGYWICSPKPLLELRAWLELERETPGLQGLH; encoded by the coding sequence ATGACGTGGTGTTCCACGAGCTCTCCGGAGACTCCTTGCGTCGCGAGTTCCGCACGGAGACACCCGCCCTTTCTATCCAAGGGATGTCGACCATCCCAACATGCTGTTCCGATTCCAGGTGGCCCCGGACAAGTCATCATCGAACTCACCGAAACCGCGGCCATGGACGATCCGCACACCGGCCTGAAAGGCTTAAAGGAATTGACGGATATCGGGCTGAAACTGTCGATTGATGACTTTGGCGCCGGTTACTCCTCGCTCTCCTACCTGAAGAAGCTGCCCGCCAGCGAAATCAAACTGGACCGGGCCCTGCTGCAGGACATCGAGACCAGCGAGAGCGCCCGGATGATTGTGGAAACCGCCATCAGAATGGGCCTGGGCTATCAGGTGGTTGCCGAAGGCGTCGAGACCGAAAAGTCGGCCCGCCTTCTGGAATCCCTCGGGGCGGAAATGCTCCAGGGCTACTGGATCTGCTCGCCAAAGCCGCTGCTCGAACTCCGGGCCTGGCTGGAGCTTGAAAGAGAGACTCCGGGCCTCCAAGGACTACACTGA
- a CDS encoding transglutaminase-like domain-containing protein: MERYLQPTAFFDYDHPRLKAWIESQLEGVPEEPVEQVKALYLAVRDSISYNPYVFRTDANTFSASYALESGETYCIPKAVLLGAAARSIGVPSRLGLADVRNHLSSPKLIEWLQSDIFRMHGFIELYLNGQWVKATPAFNRQLCELMKVEPLEFDGINDSIFQEYTESGEAHMEYVNDHGLFDDVPHEFIVSGVRAAYGHLFSDEKEPEMPEGSLVQDISRP, from the coding sequence ATGGAACGCTATCTCCAGCCCACCGCCTTTTTCGACTATGACCATCCCCGGCTGAAAGCCTGGATTGAGTCGCAGCTGGAGGGTGTGCCCGAAGAACCGGTGGAGCAGGTCAAGGCGCTCTATCTCGCCGTTCGTGACAGCATCAGCTACAACCCCTATGTGTTCCGGACCGATGCCAACACGTTCAGTGCCAGTTACGCACTGGAGAGCGGCGAGACCTACTGCATCCCGAAAGCGGTTCTTCTGGGCGCGGCAGCTCGCTCGATTGGCGTTCCCAGCCGGCTGGGGCTGGCCGATGTGCGCAACCATCTCTCAAGCCCGAAACTGATCGAATGGCTGCAATCGGACATTTTCAGGATGCACGGGTTTATCGAGCTTTACCTGAACGGCCAATGGGTCAAGGCGACACCGGCGTTCAATCGGCAACTGTGCGAGTTGATGAAGGTGGAACCGCTGGAATTCGATGGTATTAACGATTCGATCTTTCAGGAGTACACGGAATCGGGCGAAGCCCACATGGAATACGTCAACGACCACGGCCTGTTCGACGACGTGCCCCACGAGTTCATCGTTTCCGGTGTGCGGGCGGCCTACGGCCATCTCTTTTCCGACGAGAAGGAACCTGAAATGCCCGAAGGGAGCCTCGTGCAGGACATATCAAGGCCCTAG
- a CDS encoding TrmH family RNA methyltransferase: MNLADIKKLHQKKYRQSFGHYLVEGEHLVLELQKAAERQPALKASELYVTGNYEHWQSPFRTHVISDRQMAQLADTRTPQGILAVVPIPERPAEPVPGEKAIYLHEVQDPGNLGTIVRTLAWFGGFRCLLSPGSVDPFNPKVVRASMGALFHVPVETDVALTSLPDRYQSLACLDLNGGSMVSRGFREHDCYLFGNEARGVPREALDQLQAVPYSIHGRGQIESLNLASAVNMCTYELMRNL; this comes from the coding sequence GTGAATCTGGCCGACATCAAAAAGCTGCACCAGAAAAAGTACCGGCAGTCGTTTGGCCACTACCTCGTTGAGGGCGAACACCTGGTTCTTGAGCTGCAGAAAGCTGCCGAGCGCCAACCTGCTCTTAAGGCCTCGGAGCTTTACGTCACCGGTAACTATGAGCACTGGCAGAGCCCGTTCAGGACTCATGTGATCAGCGATCGCCAGATGGCTCAGCTCGCCGACACCCGAACACCGCAGGGGATTCTGGCGGTGGTGCCCATACCGGAGCGCCCGGCAGAACCGGTGCCTGGAGAAAAAGCCATTTATCTGCACGAAGTCCAGGACCCCGGTAACCTGGGCACCATCGTTCGCACCCTGGCCTGGTTCGGCGGTTTCCGGTGTCTGTTGAGCCCTGGCAGTGTGGACCCGTTCAACCCGAAGGTAGTGCGTGCCAGCATGGGGGCGCTCTTTCACGTCCCTGTTGAGACCGACGTTGCCCTGACCAGCCTTCCCGATCGATACCAGAGCCTTGCCTGCCTCGACCTCAATGGTGGTTCGATGGTATCCCGGGGCTTCAGGGAACACGACTGTTACCTGTTCGGCAACGAGGCCCGGGGGGTGCCGCGGGAGGCTCTGGACCAGCTTCAGGCGGTGCCTTACAGCATTCACGGGCGGGGGCAGATTGAATCCCTGAACCTGGCCTCGGCAGTAAATATGTGCACCTACGAATTAATGCGAAACCTTTAG
- a CDS encoding DUF4396 domain-containing protein, translating into MSLDQIQALIDTWTGLGIWLALVAASVAWVIYDLRTSNSHIASMMQWVWALTVLYSGPVGLAIYRYSGRKQIPTDSIARKGFRSVAHCYSGCGIGEILGVIISVGLFAMGNFWAAIITFTLAYIFGFALNIGPMIQNGMSFKEAFKGAFFAETISIVVMESVAITTDLYLGGEATMGDALFWSSLYISLSLGLFAAWPANLLLIKYGLKGGMGDPRDEDAAAHAHCH; encoded by the coding sequence ATGAGCCTTGACCAAATTCAGGCCCTTATCGACACCTGGACGGGACTGGGCATCTGGCTGGCGCTTGTTGCCGCCAGTGTTGCCTGGGTGATTTACGATCTGAGAACCAGCAACAGTCATATTGCCTCCATGATGCAGTGGGTCTGGGCGCTGACCGTGCTTTATTCCGGGCCGGTAGGCCTTGCCATCTACCGCTATTCGGGGCGCAAACAGATCCCCACGGACAGTATCGCCCGCAAGGGTTTTCGCTCAGTGGCCCACTGTTATTCCGGCTGCGGCATCGGCGAAATTCTCGGGGTGATTATTTCGGTCGGCCTGTTCGCCATGGGCAATTTCTGGGCCGCCATCATCACCTTTACCTTGGCATATATATTCGGGTTTGCCCTGAACATCGGGCCGATGATACAGAATGGAATGTCCTTCAAAGAAGCGTTCAAGGGCGCCTTCTTCGCTGAAACCATCAGTATCGTGGTGATGGAATCCGTCGCGATTACGACCGATCTCTATCTCGGTGGCGAGGCCACGATGGGCGATGCCCTGTTCTGGTCATCACTGTATATATCGCTTTCACTCGGGTTGTTTGCCGCCTGGCCGGCCAACCTTCTGTTGATCAAATACGGCCTGAAAGGCGGGATGGGCGATCCCAGGGATGAAGACGCGGCGGCTCACGCGCATTGCCACTGA
- the ahpC gene encoding alkyl hydroperoxide reductase subunit C produces the protein MGIINSEIKPFNATAFKNGEFVEISEADVKGKWAVFFFYPADFTFVCPTELGDVADKYEELQKLGVEVFSVSTDTHFTHKAWHDSSETIGKINYYMVGDQTGTITNNFGVMREGQGLADRATFLIDPDGIIQSVEISAEGVGRNADYLMDKVKAAQYVRKHPGEVCPAKWKEGEETLAPSLDLVGKI, from the coding sequence ATGGGAATCATTAATAGCGAGATCAAACCGTTCAACGCCACCGCTTTCAAAAACGGCGAGTTCGTTGAGATCAGCGAAGCCGACGTAAAAGGCAAGTGGGCGGTATTTTTCTTCTATCCGGCCGACTTCACATTCGTTTGCCCGACCGAGCTGGGCGACGTGGCCGACAAGTACGAAGAGCTTCAGAAGCTGGGCGTTGAAGTGTTCTCAGTGTCTACCGACACCCACTTCACCCATAAGGCATGGCACGACAGCTCCGAGACTATCGGCAAGATCAACTACTACATGGTAGGCGACCAGACCGGCACTATCACCAACAATTTCGGTGTGATGCGTGAAGGTCAGGGCCTGGCAGACCGCGCTACCTTCCTGATCGATCCGGATGGCATTATCCAGTCCGTAGAAATCAGTGCTGAAGGCGTTGGTCGTAACGCTGACTACCTGATGGACAAGGTCAAGGCTGCCCAGTACGTGCGCAAGCACCCGGGTGAAGTTTGCCCGGCCAAGTGGAAAGAAGGCGAAGAAACCCTGGCTCCGTCACTGGACCTGGTTGGCAAGATCTAA
- a CDS encoding histone deacetylase family protein: MKTVFSPLHSRRHVKTELDGGLLIEPHEKPSRAETILARVKEQALGEILEPEEFGLEPVKRVHTADYVAFLETCWEEWLAAGKPGEAIPAVWAGRGMRHRLPRDIDGRLGYYSFAAETSISDGTWEAARASANVALTAQKLVAEGERAAFALCRPPGHHAHADLFGGYCFFNNAAIVAQAFRDQGYGKVAVLDVDFHHGNGTQAIFYGRNDVLTISLHGDPDLVFPHFLGFEDEIGEGAGEGYNLNMVYPPNTPYSVWSQGLEKACERIQSFQPDALVVALGVDTFEEDPISFFKLTSGDYLTLGQRLARLGLPTVFTMEGGYDVDAIGVNAVNVMQGFDRAVG; this comes from the coding sequence ATGAAAACCGTATTCTCTCCACTGCACAGCCGCCGACACGTCAAAACCGAACTGGATGGCGGACTGCTGATCGAGCCCCACGAGAAGCCGTCCCGTGCCGAAACCATCCTGGCACGGGTGAAAGAACAGGCGCTGGGAGAGATTCTGGAACCGGAAGAATTTGGTCTGGAGCCCGTCAAGCGGGTGCACACGGCGGATTACGTGGCGTTCCTGGAAACCTGCTGGGAAGAATGGCTGGCGGCCGGCAAACCGGGAGAAGCGATCCCGGCGGTCTGGGCCGGTCGCGGCATGCGCCACCGGCTGCCCAGGGACATCGACGGCCGGCTGGGCTACTACAGCTTTGCTGCGGAAACCTCGATATCGGACGGCACCTGGGAGGCCGCCCGGGCCTCCGCCAACGTGGCCCTGACCGCCCAGAAACTGGTGGCTGAAGGCGAGCGCGCAGCCTTTGCCCTGTGCCGCCCGCCCGGACATCACGCCCACGCCGATCTGTTCGGTGGTTACTGTTTCTTCAACAATGCCGCCATCGTGGCCCAGGCCTTTCGTGACCAGGGCTATGGCAAGGTTGCCGTGCTGGATGTGGACTTCCACCACGGCAACGGCACCCAGGCGATTTTCTACGGTCGCAACGACGTGCTCACCATCAGCCTGCACGGCGATCCGGACCTGGTATTTCCCCATTTTCTGGGCTTTGAAGACGAGATTGGCGAGGGCGCCGGCGAAGGTTACAACCTGAACATGGTCTACCCACCAAACACGCCCTACAGCGTCTGGAGCCAGGGGCTGGAGAAGGCCTGCGAGCGGATCCAGTCATTCCAGCCAGACGCCCTGGTGGTTGCCCTGGGTGTCGATACCTTCGAAGAAGACCCGATTTCGTTCTTCAAGCTAACCTCCGGCGATTATCTGACCCTGGGCCAACGTCTCGCCCGGCTTGGCCTGCCGACGGTCTTTACCATGGAAGGCGGTTACGACGTGGACGCCATCGGCGTCAATGCGGTGAATGTGATGCAGGGATTCGACCGGGCCGTGGGCTGA